In Chitinophagaceae bacterium, the DNA window TTATTCTGGATCATTCTTCTATTTACGGCTGTAAATGCTGTAGCGAAAAGTTTTATGCAGGAAAGCAAGGGCAGAATGCTGTATTATTATTCGATTGCGCATCCACGGACGGTTATACTTTCAAAACTTATTTACAACGGTGGCATGATGTTGTTGCTGGCATTTATAGGAATGATCCTTTACATGATCGTGAATAAAAGTCCGATTTCACAAGTGCCTTATTTTATTGCTGTAGTGCTTTTGGGAAGCCTTAGCTTTGGTCTTGCTTTTACTATGATGTCTGCTATTGCAGCAAAAGCCAATCAGAGTGTAGCACTGATGGCAATTCTTAGTCTTCCTTTTATTATACCTGTTCTTTTATTATTGATCAAGCTTACACAAACAGCATTGCTCAATCACATCGAGTTTTATCCTGTTAAAGATTTTGTGCTGTTGTTTTCGCTGGATGTTATTATGGTGGTAATGGCGGTTTTATTATTTCCTTATCTTTGGCGCGAATGAAAATAACCGGAATTCCATTCACGCATTGCGTTACCCTTTTTAACGATTATCAATCCCTGCTCACCAGCGTTTTGTATAGAAATCCCGATTTCCTGTTTTATTATTGTCGCGTTAACAGTCGGTTTTAATAATAGATGAATATGAAACGAAACTGGTGGAAAGTGTTTTGTGTAATATTGATCACTTATACGATCATCGCCGGATTTCTGATGCCATCGCCAGCGCTGCCCATTTTGCATGAGTCCATCCGCAATCTCTATTTCCATGTACCGATGTGGTTTGGCATGACCATACTGTTGCTGATTTCTATGATATACAGTATTCGTTATTTGTCAAAAAGTAATCTTGTTTTTGACATTTATGCAACTGCTGCTGCGCGTATCGGCCTTTTAATGGGAGTGCTTGGTATATTAACCGGCATGCAGTGGGCACGCACCACCTGGGGCGCCTGGTGGACCAATGATCCAAAATTGATGGGTGCAGCGGTTGGTCTTCTGATTTATCTTGCCTATTTCGTTTTACGCAATTCAATTGATGACATTGACCGTCGTGCAAAAGTGTCAGCGGTCTTTAATATTATGGCCTACGCCATTTTCATTCCTACCATATTCATTGTTCCACGGCTTACAGATTCATTGCATCCCGGCAATGGTGGCAACCCCGGATTTTCTGCATATGATCTTGATGGCGGAATGAGATTGGTTTTTTATCCTGCAGTTTTAGGATGGAGTTTACTCGGCGTTTGGATCATGACCCTTGTTGCCCGCATTCGAACAATGGAAGTGACGTTGATGGCTGGCCACACTATTTTTAATGCTCCCGCCAAGGCAGCAAATATTATTGACTCACCGGTTTCTTAATCTAAAGTTTATATGAAAAAAACACTGATTGTTTTCGCCATCCTGCTATTAAATACAGTGTTGTTGCAAGCACAAGGCACCGGCCTGGATGAACAAGCCGGCAATTTTTTGCGTGAATCGGGTAAATTATATGTAGTGATTACCATCCTCGTTACTATATTTGCCGGCATCGTAATTTTCTTAATATTTCAGGAACGCAGAATTTCTCAACTCGAAAAAAAAATTAAAGACAACGAAAAACCATGAAGAAAGGAACACAAGATGGCCATAGCTTTTTTCAGAATGTAGAACGTTACTTCGATAAAGCTGCAAATTTTCTCAACTACGAACCCGGATTACTTGCACAGATCAAAGCATGTAACAGCGTATACCAAATGCGTTTTCCGGTGGTGGTGGAAGACAAAAAGACCGGAAAGAAAAGTGTGGAAGTGATTGAAGCATATCGTGTGCAGCATTCGCAGCACAGAGTACCTTGTAAAGGAGGTATCCGCTATAGTCCGGATGTAAACCAGGATGAAGTGATGGCGCTTGCCGCACTCATGACTTACAAATGCTCCATCGTGGATGTTCCGTTCGGCGGAGCAAAAGGCGGTATCCGCATCGATAAAAAGAAGTACAGTGATGATACCATCGAACGCATTACGCGGCGCTACACGACTGAATTGATCAAGAAGAATTTTATCGGTCCCGGCATCGACGTGCCTGCTCCTGATTACGGAACAGGTGAACGTGAAATGTCGTGGATCGTGGATACATATGTTGCCTTTCATCCCGGAGAAATCAATGCTTATGGTTGCGTAACCGGAAAACCAATTATGAATGGTGGTGTCCATGGAAGAAGGGAAGCTACCGGTCGCGGCGTTTATTTCGGAATCCGTGAAGCATGTGCCGTAGCGGAAGACATGAAGAAACTTGGGCTCAGCACCGGCATAGAAGGAAAAAGAATATCCGTGCAGGGATTGGGAAATGTAGGCTATCATTCCGCGAAATTTTTTGTGGAAGCAGGGGCATTGCTGGTTGCAGTATCAGAAATTGATTGCGCGCTGATCAATCCTAAAGGGATGGATCTTGACGACATCATGAAGTGGAAAGCAGAAAAAGGAAACCTACTCGCTTACCCCAAAGCAAAAATTGTAAAGAATCCGGGAGCAGCGCTTGAAGTGGATTGCGACATCCTCATTCCTGCTGCGCTGGAAAGCGTAATTACAGAAGAGAACGCACCACGCATCAAAGCAAAAATAATTGCTGAAGGTGCAAACGGACCGTGCACTCCGCGTGGTGAAGACATCCTGTTGAAGAAGGGCGTATTAATTGTTCCTGATATGTTTCTGAATGCAGGTGGCGTTACAGTATCTTACTTTGAATGGCTCAAGAATCTTTCGCATGTTCATTTTGGCCGGATGGATAAACGCTTCAGCGAAAACACCAACAAGGTCTTTATGGACCAGATTGAAAGTGTAACAGGACAAAAGCTGAATGCAGAAGCCAAACAATTGCTCGAGCACGGTGCTGAAGAAGAGGATTTGGTGAATAGCGGCCTGGAAGATACAATGATCAGTTCTTACCAGAATATCCGTAAAACCTGGAAGCAGGATAAGAGAATTAAAGACATGCGGACAGCAGCATTTGTGTATGCCATTGACAGAGTTGCTTCATCCTATACCACACTTGGTATCTGGCCATAAAAAGCCAATTCTTAATCTCAAAGTAAAAAGCCGGTCAGTTGTTTGACCGGCTTTTTAATTACACCTGTTGAGATTGAAAAGTAATCAGGCAAATCCGGGTTTGCCTAATCTTTGCAAATGAATCACGTGGGCGCGAAGTGCTTTTAACATGGATGGATATTCAATATACCTGACATTGAACTGCGCGCATGTTTCTTTCACCAGACGGCTGATTTCCGGATAATGTACATGACTGATCTTCGGAAACAGGTGGTGCTCTACCTGAAAGTTCAAACCGCCGAGTAACCAGGAAACTAACTTGCTCTTGGTTGCAAAATTTGCTGTGGTTGCTATCTGGTGCAACGCCCATTCCTGTTCCACTTTATTAGAGGTCGGATCAGCATTCGGGAATTGTGTTTCTGTCACAATATGTGCTAACTGAAAAACGATGGCCATGAATAACCCGCAAAAGAAATGTATGATGAAGAACCCAATGAGTGTTTTTATCCAGCCGACTGTGAGAACCGGAATCAGCAGAAACAGCGAGATGTAAAAGACTTTTGAAATCCAGAAAATGAAATGTTCTTTCACTGACCATGATTGCTTCACCATGCCATCCGTAATTCTGCCGGTGAAATATTTATCGAAGTCCTGGTAAAACACCCAGGAAATATAGGTTGCACCGTATAATACAAACCAGTAAAAATGCTGAAAGCGGTGAAACCAGTATCGAGGTTGGTTGTCGTGCAAGCGCATTAAGGGACCTACTTCAATATCTGAATCCATGCCTTCAATATTGGTATAAGTGTGGTGCGAGATGTTGTGTTTTAATTTCCAGAAATAAGAACTGCCACCGAAGAAATTGAGTGAGTGTACAGACACAATATTTACCC includes these proteins:
- a CDS encoding acyl-CoA desaturase — translated: MPKVTFNNTSTPFFKALKEKVDGYFIQHQIRQTGNLSVYFKGILQACLTLSLYIILVFFTPGVFVSILLCILLGLSMALVGFNIMHEGGHHSLSKYKWVNIVSVHSLNFFGGSSYFWKLKHNISHHTYTNIEGMDSDIEVGPLMRLHDNQPRYWFHRFQHFYWFVLYGATYISWVFYQDFDKYFTGRITDGMVKQSWSVKEHFIFWISKVFYISLFLLIPVLTVGWIKTLIGFFIIHFFCGLFMAIVFQLAHIVTETQFPNADPTSNKVEQEWALHQIATTANFATKSKLVSWLLGGLNFQVEHHLFPKISHVHYPEISRLVKETCAQFNVRYIEYPSMLKALRAHVIHLQRLGKPGFA
- a CDS encoding heme exporter protein CcmB; this encodes MWKEIKALLIKDIKLEWRQRYAISGILLYLAATIFLVYISFIEMEPVVWVTLFWIILLFTAVNAVAKSFMQESKGRMLYYYSIAHPRTVILSKLIYNGGMMLLLAFIGMILYMIVNKSPISQVPYFIAVVLLGSLSFGLAFTMMSAIAAKANQSVALMAILSLPFIIPVLLLLIKLTQTALLNHIEFYPVKDFVLLFSLDVIMVVMAVLLFPYLWRE
- the ccsA gene encoding cytochrome c biogenesis protein CcsA; this encodes MKRNWWKVFCVILITYTIIAGFLMPSPALPILHESIRNLYFHVPMWFGMTILLLISMIYSIRYLSKSNLVFDIYATAAARIGLLMGVLGILTGMQWARTTWGAWWTNDPKLMGAAVGLLIYLAYFVLRNSIDDIDRRAKVSAVFNIMAYAIFIPTIFIVPRLTDSLHPGNGGNPGFSAYDLDGGMRLVFYPAVLGWSLLGVWIMTLVARIRTMEVTLMAGHTIFNAPAKAANIIDSPVS
- a CDS encoding Glu/Leu/Phe/Val dehydrogenase, which gives rise to MKKGTQDGHSFFQNVERYFDKAANFLNYEPGLLAQIKACNSVYQMRFPVVVEDKKTGKKSVEVIEAYRVQHSQHRVPCKGGIRYSPDVNQDEVMALAALMTYKCSIVDVPFGGAKGGIRIDKKKYSDDTIERITRRYTTELIKKNFIGPGIDVPAPDYGTGEREMSWIVDTYVAFHPGEINAYGCVTGKPIMNGGVHGRREATGRGVYFGIREACAVAEDMKKLGLSTGIEGKRISVQGLGNVGYHSAKFFVEAGALLVAVSEIDCALINPKGMDLDDIMKWKAEKGNLLAYPKAKIVKNPGAALEVDCDILIPAALESVITEENAPRIKAKIIAEGANGPCTPRGEDILLKKGVLIVPDMFLNAGGVTVSYFEWLKNLSHVHFGRMDKRFSENTNKVFMDQIESVTGQKLNAEAKQLLEHGAEEEDLVNSGLEDTMISSYQNIRKTWKQDKRIKDMRTAAFVYAIDRVASSYTTLGIWP